A region of Pyxidicoccus parkwaysis DNA encodes the following proteins:
- the aac(3)-IV gene encoding AAC(3)-IV family aminoglycoside N-acetyltransferase, with protein sequence MSEREDTRKELTRNEVMAQLRALGVRPGGVLLVHTSFRAVRPVEGGPAGLIEALRAVLGPEGTLVTPSWTGSDEEPFDPKSTPASPDLGVVPDTFWRLPGVMRSGHAFAFAAAGPKAHEVTAGPLPTPPHAPESPVGHVCELDGQVLLLGVGHDADTTLHLAELFAGVPYGVPRHITVLQDGRPARVEYLENDHCCERFALADTWLRERGLQSEGTVGHAHARLIRSRDIVAVALEQLEKDPLVFLHPPSAKCDECDEARRSAADR encoded by the coding sequence ATGAGCGAGCGCGAGGACACCCGGAAGGAGCTCACCAGGAACGAGGTCATGGCCCAGCTCCGAGCGCTCGGAGTCAGGCCCGGTGGCGTCCTGCTCGTCCACACGTCCTTCCGGGCCGTGCGCCCGGTGGAGGGTGGACCGGCGGGCCTCATCGAGGCACTCCGCGCCGTCCTCGGCCCCGAGGGCACGCTGGTCACTCCCTCGTGGACGGGGAGCGACGAAGAGCCGTTCGACCCGAAGAGCACTCCGGCCTCTCCAGACCTCGGCGTGGTGCCGGACACCTTCTGGCGACTCCCCGGGGTGATGCGAAGCGGACACGCCTTTGCCTTCGCGGCGGCGGGCCCGAAGGCACATGAGGTCACCGCCGGTCCGCTGCCGACGCCGCCCCATGCCCCCGAGAGCCCTGTCGGCCACGTGTGCGAGCTGGACGGGCAGGTGCTCCTGCTCGGGGTTGGCCACGACGCGGACACCACGCTCCACCTGGCGGAGCTCTTCGCGGGCGTCCCCTACGGCGTGCCGAGGCACATCACCGTGCTCCAGGACGGGCGTCCGGCCCGCGTCGAGTACCTGGAGAACGACCACTGCTGCGAGCGCTTCGCCCTCGCGGACACGTGGCTCCGGGAGCGGGGCCTCCAGTCCGAAGGGACTGTGGGCCACGCGCACGCCCGGCTCATCCGCTCACGGGACATCGTCGCGGTCGCGCTCGAGCAGTTGGAGAAGGACCCGCTCGTGTTCCTCCATCCCCCGAGCGCGAAGTGCGACGAGTGCGACGAGGCGCGAAGAAGCGCGGCCGACAGGTGA
- a CDS encoding flavin reductase family protein codes for MRVPLELRRAYKLLNHGPTTLVTSAAQGRTNVMAAAWAMPIDFEPPKVAVVIAESTFTRELVDASGELTLCVPTRAQLDAVYVAGSIAGRDEDKWAASGLKAVPASRVKAPLVEGCVGWLECRVIPEPENQRKYDLYIAEVVAAWVEDSVWKDGGWDFSASDAYRPIHHLAGGVFFATGERVQARKP; via the coding sequence ATGAGAGTCCCGCTCGAGCTCCGCCGCGCCTACAAGCTGCTCAACCACGGCCCCACCACGCTCGTCACGAGCGCCGCGCAGGGCCGCACCAACGTGATGGCGGCCGCCTGGGCCATGCCCATCGACTTCGAGCCGCCCAAGGTCGCCGTCGTCATCGCCGAGAGCACCTTCACCCGCGAATTGGTGGACGCCTCGGGAGAGCTCACGCTCTGCGTTCCCACGCGCGCGCAGCTGGATGCGGTGTACGTCGCGGGCTCCATCGCCGGGCGCGACGAGGACAAGTGGGCGGCGTCGGGGCTGAAGGCCGTTCCCGCCTCGCGCGTGAAGGCGCCGCTCGTGGAGGGCTGCGTGGGGTGGCTGGAGTGCCGTGTCATCCCCGAGCCGGAGAACCAGCGCAAGTATGACCTGTACATCGCCGAGGTCGTCGCGGCCTGGGTGGAGGACTCGGTGTGGAAGGACGGTGGCTGGGACTTCAGCGCCTCAGACGCGTACCGACCCATCCACCACCTGGCCGGCGGCGTGTTCTTCGCCACCGGGGAGCGGGTACAGGCGCGCAAGCCCTGA
- a CDS encoding Ig-like domain-containing protein, giving the protein MRIMSRGARGIAAALFGAGAMAATGCGEVQGTPESTPPQVQQAKAPTGCSTAIAPERELVIQDVGVLNDKLRTGWSGTLSKGSGAADGAWSFGRLMAGLSGAVAPEDFVRDWFTRWAASAPAHGQDLTRVLADWPKRADGKLDLTKSPLRLQAIVNHLDARDVSRGSAGEGHLVFGVLDASGNPLPLTVTFAYDVPARTSADVLDWAHRWHALASRTPGTEAFNTALQDVTDRFTAGTGRAHGGALDSLLTPGASGANEARRLANDLSCLLADDVEPPTVALTAPASGSFARGSVAITADATDDTGVDRVDFFDGTSLIGSATQAPFSVNWDTTVVGSGTHSLTAQAFDAAGNSGTSSAVSVLVDNYPPVLVQGSPQYNTQTQNYVRGTVTVGWTVTDQSLSGVALVEFFRDGVPVASVPGNGGLTYSFAWNTVGLSNRAYTIAVRATDNAGNVANSSRSLIVDNVAPSSQLTAPANGAVVSGVVTLKANASDTQALAYVAFEVDGQLLTPYSTTSPYTKTWDSTGKSGTHVIVAVAVDRAGNSKRSNQVTVTVP; this is encoded by the coding sequence ATGCGTATCATGTCGAGAGGGGCTCGCGGCATCGCCGCCGCGTTGTTTGGCGCGGGGGCCATGGCCGCGACGGGCTGTGGCGAGGTCCAGGGCACGCCGGAGAGCACTCCGCCCCAGGTCCAGCAGGCGAAGGCTCCCACCGGGTGCTCCACCGCCATCGCGCCCGAGCGGGAGTTGGTCATCCAGGACGTGGGCGTGCTGAACGACAAGCTGCGCACCGGATGGTCTGGCACGCTGTCGAAGGGCAGCGGCGCGGCGGACGGCGCGTGGAGCTTCGGCCGGCTGATGGCGGGGCTGAGCGGTGCGGTGGCGCCCGAGGACTTCGTGCGCGACTGGTTCACCCGGTGGGCGGCGAGCGCTCCCGCCCACGGGCAGGACCTCACGCGAGTCCTGGCGGACTGGCCGAAGCGCGCCGACGGCAAGCTGGACCTGACGAAGTCGCCCCTGCGCCTCCAGGCCATCGTCAATCACCTGGACGCGCGGGATGTGTCCCGAGGCAGCGCGGGCGAGGGACACCTCGTCTTCGGTGTGCTCGATGCCAGCGGCAATCCGCTGCCCCTCACCGTCACCTTCGCGTACGACGTGCCCGCGCGGACTTCCGCGGACGTGCTCGACTGGGCTCACCGCTGGCATGCCCTGGCCTCTCGGACGCCCGGCACGGAGGCCTTCAACACCGCGCTCCAGGACGTCACCGACCGCTTCACGGCCGGGACGGGCCGGGCTCACGGCGGCGCGCTCGACTCGCTGCTCACGCCCGGGGCTTCAGGGGCCAATGAGGCGCGGCGCCTCGCCAACGACTTGAGCTGCCTGCTGGCGGACGACGTCGAGCCGCCCACCGTGGCGCTCACCGCTCCGGCCTCGGGCAGCTTCGCGCGCGGCAGCGTGGCAATCACCGCGGACGCCACCGATGACACGGGCGTCGACCGCGTGGACTTCTTCGACGGCACCTCGCTCATCGGCTCCGCCACCCAGGCGCCCTTCAGCGTGAACTGGGACACGACGGTGGTGGGCTCGGGCACGCACTCGCTGACGGCGCAGGCCTTCGATGCGGCCGGCAACTCGGGCACCTCCAGCGCGGTGAGCGTCCTCGTGGACAATTATCCCCCGGTGCTCGTCCAGGGCTCGCCGCAGTACAACACGCAGACGCAGAACTACGTGCGCGGCACCGTCACCGTGGGATGGACGGTGACGGACCAGAGCCTCTCGGGAGTGGCGCTGGTGGAGTTCTTCCGGGACGGCGTCCCCGTGGCGTCGGTTCCCGGCAACGGAGGGCTCACCTACTCCTTCGCGTGGAACACCGTGGGGCTGTCGAACCGCGCCTATACCATCGCCGTCCGGGCGACGGACAACGCGGGCAATGTCGCCAACAGCAGCCGGAGTCTCATCGTGGACAACGTGGCGCCCTCGTCGCAGCTCACCGCTCCGGCCAACGGCGCGGTGGTCAGCGGCGTCGTCACGCTGAAGGCCAACGCGAGCGACACCCAGGCGCTGGCCTACGTCGCGTTCGAAGTCGACGGCCAGCTCCTGACGCCCTACTCCACCACGTCGCCGTACACCAAGACGTGGGACTCCACGGGCAAGTCCGGCACGCACGTGATTGTCGCCGTCGCGGTGGACCGCGCGGGCAACAGCAAGCGGAGCAACCAGGTGACGGTCACCGTCCCCTGA
- a CDS encoding cytochrome P450, with protein sequence MSSELTYDFFAPEAVWSADSLLHRVRTASPVYWSPQFNGWVLTRYADVLAASKERRLVSPPGTGWLDRLPSQLQPLFQPARDALRLWAGLGGEQDHLDFQRALKKYFTPAQVERLRPRVQHFTDALLDAARTAGELEVVEELARPLSASVIGELLGLPVEDRALLLRWSTDIQSFFQHANLESLYRGQRSLLEMQDYMRPRVEERRRAPREDLVSVMASQESGFFAREPEAVVANCVTLLFSGHETTSRLISSGLLLLMEHPEQQALLRNRPELMPSAIEEMLRYAGPTVAMIRVSREPVELAGRRFSAGETFVLLYKAANRDPEVFTEPDRFDITRQPNRHLAFGMGPFACLGSALSRMEAEVCFQTLLRRLKDFRPRFDSPDWKPLPPLSRTLRSLRVELPPGA encoded by the coding sequence ATGTCGTCCGAGCTGACCTACGATTTCTTCGCCCCGGAGGCGGTGTGGAGCGCGGACTCCCTCCTCCACCGGGTGCGCACCGCGAGCCCCGTGTACTGGAGCCCCCAGTTCAACGGCTGGGTGCTCACGCGCTACGCGGACGTGCTCGCGGCCTCCAAGGAACGCCGCCTCGTCTCTCCTCCGGGCACGGGCTGGTTGGACCGCCTGCCCTCGCAACTCCAGCCGCTCTTCCAGCCCGCGCGTGACGCCCTGCGGCTGTGGGCGGGGCTCGGCGGCGAGCAGGACCACCTGGACTTCCAGCGCGCCCTGAAGAAGTACTTCACCCCCGCCCAGGTGGAGAGGCTGCGCCCTCGCGTGCAGCACTTCACCGATGCGCTGCTCGATGCCGCGCGGACTGCCGGTGAGCTGGAGGTCGTCGAGGAATTGGCGCGCCCCCTGTCCGCCAGCGTCATCGGCGAATTGCTCGGCCTTCCCGTCGAGGACCGCGCGCTGCTGCTGCGCTGGTCCACCGACATCCAGAGCTTCTTCCAGCACGCCAACCTGGAGAGCCTGTATCGCGGCCAGCGCAGCCTGCTGGAGATGCAGGACTACATGCGCCCGCGGGTCGAGGAGCGCCGCCGCGCGCCGCGCGAGGACCTCGTCAGCGTCATGGCGTCGCAGGAGAGCGGGTTCTTCGCCCGCGAGCCGGAGGCCGTCGTCGCCAACTGCGTGACGCTGCTCTTCAGTGGGCATGAGACCACCAGCCGGCTCATCTCCAGCGGCCTGCTGCTCTTGATGGAACACCCCGAGCAGCAGGCCCTGCTGCGCAACAGGCCCGAGCTGATGCCCTCGGCCATCGAGGAGATGCTGCGCTACGCGGGGCCCACCGTCGCGATGATTCGCGTGAGCCGCGAGCCGGTGGAATTGGCGGGCCGGCGGTTCTCCGCCGGGGAGACCTTCGTGCTCCTGTACAAGGCCGCCAACCGCGACCCGGAGGTCTTCACCGAGCCGGACCGGTTCGACATCACCCGCCAGCCGAACCGGCACCTGGCCTTTGGAATGGGGCCCTTCGCCTGTCTGGGCTCGGCGCTGTCACGCATGGAGGCGGAGGTCTGCTTCCAGACGCTGCTGCGGCGCCTGAAGGACTTCCGTCCCCGCTTCGATTCACCGGACTGGAAGCCGCTGCCGCCCCTGAGCCGGACCCTGCGCTCGCTGCGCGTGGAGCTGCCTCCGGGAGCGTAA
- a CDS encoding S41 family peptidase — protein MSSTRAAPLESVRGLRLFESRDEKLLLAHQWEVLLERFYVHLPLKERMLGVRPVEQARRLQEDLALHPDDASFMEALLRSCTGLRDFHTMVDLPEPWSRLTAFLPVQLHEYFDEAGAARYVVGALAPGVDLGGDFVRGVEVTHWNGEPLAHKVFRLGLSTAGANPAARRRRALESLTWRVLKYGLPPDEDFVFLTYLGKQGPADLKLSWLVREAGPRDRPHAGWAVAEGLDEHSIQLQRLRAESLFPESLSFRRVETSSGTFGYLRIAHFVVDDVEGFVREVERVIRLLPETGLIIDVRGNPGGSIPAGERLLQFFTASRIEPEPFSFRCTDLTRELSESVEQWARWRPSLRAGAATDELFSEGFPLTPVAQANDVGRIYKGPVVLLCDALSYSATDVFIAGFMDHHLGKVIGVDTHTGGGGSSMGSHQQLVRELGPASGGLLKPLARGAGLRVALLRSTRVGAQRGIPLEGWGVEVDVPYRYTREDVLHGDVDLLNRAGQVLTAAV, from the coding sequence ATGAGCTCTACGCGCGCTGCTCCGCTGGAATCCGTTCGCGGCCTCCGCCTCTTCGAGTCACGCGACGAGAAGCTCCTCCTGGCGCATCAGTGGGAGGTGCTGCTCGAGCGGTTCTATGTCCACCTGCCGCTCAAGGAGCGCATGCTCGGAGTGCGCCCCGTCGAGCAGGCCCGGCGGCTCCAGGAGGACCTCGCGCTCCATCCGGACGACGCTTCCTTCATGGAGGCCCTGCTGCGGTCCTGCACCGGGCTGCGTGACTTCCACACGATGGTCGACCTGCCGGAGCCCTGGTCGAGGCTCACCGCCTTCCTGCCCGTCCAGCTCCATGAGTACTTCGACGAGGCGGGCGCGGCGCGTTACGTCGTGGGCGCGCTCGCGCCGGGAGTGGACCTGGGCGGAGACTTCGTCAGGGGCGTGGAGGTGACGCACTGGAATGGCGAGCCCCTGGCGCACAAAGTCTTTCGCCTCGGGCTGTCGACGGCGGGGGCGAATCCCGCGGCACGGAGGCGCCGAGCCCTGGAGTCGCTGACGTGGCGCGTCCTGAAGTACGGCCTCCCGCCGGATGAGGACTTCGTGTTCCTCACGTACCTCGGGAAGCAGGGCCCGGCCGACCTCAAGCTTTCATGGCTCGTCCGCGAGGCGGGTCCGCGAGACAGACCGCATGCCGGGTGGGCCGTGGCCGAGGGGCTCGACGAGCACTCCATCCAGTTGCAGCGGCTGCGCGCGGAAAGTCTCTTTCCGGAGAGCCTGTCCTTCCGGCGCGTGGAGACCTCCAGCGGGACGTTTGGCTATCTGCGCATCGCCCACTTCGTGGTCGACGACGTGGAGGGCTTCGTCCGGGAGGTCGAGCGAGTCATCCGGCTGCTTCCCGAGACGGGGCTCATCATCGACGTGCGCGGCAATCCGGGAGGTTCCATCCCGGCAGGGGAGCGCCTGCTCCAGTTCTTCACCGCGAGCCGTATCGAGCCGGAGCCCTTCTCCTTCCGGTGTACGGACCTCACGCGCGAGCTGAGCGAGTCCGTCGAGCAGTGGGCACGGTGGAGGCCGTCGCTCCGGGCGGGCGCCGCCACGGACGAGCTGTTCTCCGAGGGGTTCCCGTTGACGCCGGTGGCGCAGGCGAACGACGTCGGGCGAATCTACAAAGGCCCGGTCGTCCTCCTCTGCGATGCACTGAGCTACAGCGCCACCGACGTGTTCATCGCCGGGTTCATGGACCACCACCTCGGGAAGGTCATCGGCGTCGACACGCATACCGGCGGTGGTGGCTCCAGCATGGGCAGTCATCAGCAGCTCGTCCGAGAGCTGGGCCCTGCGTCGGGTGGCCTGCTGAAACCCCTGGCTCGAGGGGCCGGGCTGCGCGTGGCGCTGCTGCGCTCCACCCGGGTCGGAGCGCAGCGCGGCATTCCCCTGGAGGGGTGGGGCGTGGAGGTCGACGTCCCCTACCGATACACCCGGGAGGATGTCCTCCACGGTGACGTCGACCTGCTGAACCGGGCCGGTCAGGTGCTCACTGCGGCTGTGTAG
- a CDS encoding FG-GAP repeat domain-containing protein, with protein sequence MKSRMLALCLTGLLGQAGCGDSENEAVGAEADLGESTRAIRGDIVSFNGDPYSDLIWREQATGNMGAWLMNGPVLGSTATLPAVSPSLMVQAASDFGSTTSPDLVYHSTTAGSGEAVRFLSSTFSVIGTFPISPLLPSSAWYVAASGDFNLDGKTDLVVHNRISGQYFYRYLNGTTSLGNSAIASRPLPWFIVGAADMNGDGRTDLVWRNRSTGQNEITLMNNTTVLGTFTLPVQPLTYYLGATADYTGDGNTDLVWHNPGTGQVLLWKMVGTSLTATSTLGNMTPGCPAWFSQTTPPPADYGCWYLVGPR encoded by the coding sequence ATGAAGAGCCGGATGCTGGCGTTGTGTCTCACCGGACTGCTGGGACAGGCCGGGTGTGGCGATTCCGAGAACGAAGCCGTGGGTGCGGAGGCGGACCTGGGCGAGTCCACACGAGCCATTCGTGGAGACATCGTCAGCTTCAATGGAGACCCGTACTCGGACCTGATTTGGAGGGAGCAGGCCACGGGCAACATGGGGGCGTGGCTCATGAACGGCCCCGTGCTGGGTTCAACCGCCACGCTGCCCGCCGTCTCGCCCTCGCTGATGGTGCAGGCCGCTTCCGACTTCGGCTCCACGACGAGCCCTGACCTCGTGTACCACTCGACGACCGCTGGGAGCGGGGAGGCCGTGCGCTTCCTCAGCAGCACCTTCTCCGTCATCGGCACGTTCCCCATCTCGCCGCTGCTGCCCTCGTCGGCCTGGTACGTGGCCGCGTCCGGTGACTTCAACCTGGACGGGAAGACGGACCTCGTGGTGCACAACCGCATCTCCGGCCAGTACTTCTACCGCTACCTGAATGGGACCACCTCCCTGGGCAATTCCGCCATCGCCTCCCGGCCGCTGCCCTGGTTCATCGTGGGCGCGGCGGACATGAACGGGGACGGCAGGACGGACCTGGTCTGGCGCAACAGGAGCACGGGCCAGAATGAAATCACGCTGATGAACAACACCACCGTGCTCGGCACCTTCACCCTGCCCGTCCAGCCGCTGACCTACTACCTCGGCGCCACCGCGGACTACACGGGTGATGGCAACACCGACCTCGTCTGGCACAACCCGGGCACGGGACAGGTGCTGCTCTGGAAGATGGTCGGCACGAGCCTGACGGCCACCAGCACCCTCGGCAACATGACGCCCGGTTGTCCGGCCTGGTTCTCCCAGACCACGCCCCCACCCGCCGATTACGGCTGCTGGTACCTCGTGGGCCCACGGTAG
- a CDS encoding class I SAM-dependent methyltransferase translates to MTPDQVRATYDEAYARRYDAAFLHTPEYGFREKTRLELFFLRMLTLQVDSWLDVACGTGFFLRNGRGNPNISCTGLDLSPAMLALAREANPEARFIEGDFLAPHPDLEGRFAFTSCMWGAYGLQESVTHIERLVAQLTRWTRPGGTVFLPVFDPARFVALEAQGRLMDTVTLRSPDGTRWSFLEPDGKLHEDVLAPPLETMRAMFEPAFDSVELNPYPDTPGIPFAALIARGRREQLR, encoded by the coding sequence ATGACTCCCGACCAGGTCCGCGCCACCTACGACGAGGCGTACGCGCGCCGCTATGACGCCGCGTTCCTGCACACGCCCGAGTACGGCTTCCGCGAGAAGACGCGCCTCGAGCTGTTCTTCCTCCGGATGCTCACGCTGCAGGTGGACTCGTGGCTGGACGTGGCCTGCGGCACCGGCTTCTTCCTCCGCAACGGGCGCGGCAATCCGAACATCTCCTGCACGGGGTTGGACCTCTCGCCCGCGATGCTCGCGCTCGCACGTGAGGCGAACCCCGAGGCCCGCTTCATCGAGGGCGACTTCCTCGCGCCGCATCCTGACCTCGAGGGGCGCTTCGCCTTCACCTCCTGCATGTGGGGCGCCTACGGGCTGCAGGAGTCGGTGACGCATATCGAGCGGCTCGTGGCGCAGCTGACGCGGTGGACGCGCCCGGGTGGCACCGTCTTCCTGCCCGTGTTCGACCCGGCGCGCTTCGTCGCCCTCGAGGCCCAGGGGAGGTTGATGGACACGGTGACGCTGCGCTCGCCCGATGGCACACGCTGGTCCTTCCTGGAGCCCGATGGGAAGCTCCATGAGGACGTGCTCGCGCCGCCGCTGGAGACCATGCGCGCGATGTTCGAGCCCGCCTTCGACAGCGTGGAGCTCAATCCCTATCCCGACACGCCGGGCATTCCGTTTGCCGCCCTCATCGCACGGGGCCGCCGCGAGCAGCTTCGTTAG